The proteins below come from a single Necator americanus strain Aroian chromosome V, whole genome shotgun sequence genomic window:
- a CDS encoding hypothetical protein (NECATOR_CHRV.G17488.T2), whose protein sequence is MTDLNPLQHDENPGPSSSMGPPLFIPSSTAGPIRRRRFSTAKIQPTRIKKVMQSDEEIGRMVASVPVAIGRAMEHFAEKFLQAAAQATQLSNSRTLTPAHMKQAMMANRHFHFLADIFKEVAVPGRMGTEFDPSGTRQQMQLLQAGLPTAIAQTTAASPLNSPCTPISPMDSIPLPASVPYNVPYSPLLPNMNMAGQTQNVASMQYQSPAATIAAAIPTPPAAPPSSTRKALNGKKADSCVEGEKPRRGRPRKIKRSDKCLDEELCEEVTNGIEKEDQDRALMPPPALPLGRAKPVA, encoded by the exons ATGACTGATCTCAACCCACTACAACACGACGAGAATCCAG GGCCATCGAGTTCTATGGGTCCtcctttatttattccttCGTCAACGGCTGGTCCAATCAGACGACGCCGCTTTAGTACAGCTAAGATCCAGCca ACCCGAATCAAAAAAGTGATGCAGTCAGATGAAGAGATTGGGCGGATGGTAGCTTCCGTACCGGTGGCTATTGGAAGAGCAATGGaacattttgctgaaaaattcctCCAG GCAGCTGCACAGGCTACTCAGCTGAGCAACTCGCGGACCCTTACTCCTGCGCACAT gaagcaaGCAATGATGGCAAATCGTCATTTCCATTTCCTCGCCgatatttttaaagaagtaGCCGTCCCTGGACGCATGGGTACAGAATTTGATCCTTCTGGCACTCGTCAACAGATGCAACTTTTACAG GCTGGTCTTCCTACGGCGATTGCACAAACCACTGCAGCGAGCCCTTTGAATAGCCCTTGTACTCCCATTTCTCCAATGGACTCAA TTCCACTACCAGCGTCTGTTCCCTACAATGTACCCTATTCTCCACTGCTGCCGAATATGAATATGGCAGGACAAACACAGAATGTCGCCTCTATGCAGTAC CAATCGCCTGCTGCAACCATAGCAGCAGCGATACCAACACCACCCGCAGCACCACCCTCTTCGACGCGGAAGGCACTTAATGGAAAGAAGGCTGATTCTTGTGTTGAAGGGGAGAAACCGAGAAGGGGGCGTCCGCGTAAAATTAAGCGTTCTGACAA GTGTCTTGACGAAGAGTTATGCGAAGAAGTTACAAATGGAATTGAGAAA GAGGATCAGGACCGTGCATTGATGCCACCGCCCGCACTTCCGCTAGGACGCGCCAAACCCGTTGCATGA
- a CDS encoding hypothetical protein (NECATOR_CHRV.G17488.T1) — MTDLNPLQHDENPGPSSSMGPPLFIPSSTAGPIRRRRFSTAKIQPTRIKKVMQSDEEIGRMVASVPVAIGRAMEHFAEKFLQAAAQATQLSNSRTLTPAHMKQAMMANRHFHFLADIFKEVAVPGRMGTEFDPSGTRQQMQLLQAGLPTAIAQTTAASPLNSPCTPISPMDSSCSTSYGVLQPPNGSPYSVPLPASVPYNVPYSPLLPNMNMAGQTQNVASMQYQSPAATIAAAIPTPPAAPPSSTRKALNGKKADSCVEGEKPRRGRPRKIKRSDKCLDEELCEEVTNGIEKEDQDRALMPPPALPLGRAKPVA; from the exons ATGACTGATCTCAACCCACTACAACACGACGAGAATCCAG GGCCATCGAGTTCTATGGGTCCtcctttatttattccttCGTCAACGGCTGGTCCAATCAGACGACGCCGCTTTAGTACAGCTAAGATCCAGCca ACCCGAATCAAAAAAGTGATGCAGTCAGATGAAGAGATTGGGCGGATGGTAGCTTCCGTACCGGTGGCTATTGGAAGAGCAATGGaacattttgctgaaaaattcctCCAG GCAGCTGCACAGGCTACTCAGCTGAGCAACTCGCGGACCCTTACTCCTGCGCACAT gaagcaaGCAATGATGGCAAATCGTCATTTCCATTTCCTCGCCgatatttttaaagaagtaGCCGTCCCTGGACGCATGGGTACAGAATTTGATCCTTCTGGCACTCGTCAACAGATGCAACTTTTACAG GCTGGTCTTCCTACGGCGATTGCACAAACCACTGCAGCGAGCCCTTTGAATAGCCCTTGTACTCCCATTTCTCCAATGGACTCAAGTTGCTCTACTTCGTATGGAGTTCTACAGCCACCGAACGGCTCACCATATTCAGTTCCACTACCAGCGTCTGTTCCCTACAATGTACCCTATTCTCCACTGCTGCCGAATATGAATATGGCAGGACAAACACAGAATGTCGCCTCTATGCAGTAC CAATCGCCTGCTGCAACCATAGCAGCAGCGATACCAACACCACCCGCAGCACCACCCTCTTCGACGCGGAAGGCACTTAATGGAAAGAAGGCTGATTCTTGTGTTGAAGGGGAGAAACCGAGAAGGGGGCGTCCGCGTAAAATTAAGCGTTCTGACAA GTGTCTTGACGAAGAGTTATGCGAAGAAGTTACAAATGGAATTGAGAAA GAGGATCAGGACCGTGCATTGATGCCACCGCCCGCACTTCCGCTAGGACGCGCCAAACCCGTTGCATGA
- a CDS encoding hypothetical protein (NECATOR_CHRV.G17489.T1) encodes MPPKEEVRKKTTRDEQLRSKSADSRWNAVGKGLSNAVSRSLPTMNKKVDANGPAGKPGQVVVTEKKKRRRRKKPEEEQFTPPEPPKPRIVITKEDKRNKTLWRHIIWLIVLFAYSLLGGLIFSAIEGGNDRSYLVMEYEKNMDLFRRRRSYQEQLFRRFRDIEYDKSIINNRRGISLDKYKMELARHALAWYERKLGVVVEEPTMRDTKWTLWGGVYYAASLYTTIGYGNFFPRTNSGRIISMLYAFFGIPLVFTILCEWGFLYFTWIEYGWNWVNERFCQKSLQRQVEKRHLRERFRRVGSELSLRSMSAVPLISVHRTTSNLVNTTDHQIESNKPLGELDVVLPEDEQAQTVPMKAALIFFFMWISLSAFIVRLWEYEWSYFSAFYFFFTSLTTIGLGDVVTKTPNFIIFNLALTLVGLSVVGLCLAIVQAKVRLVFDRLIRSIDSQYRIRQIDPDVATMTLIPDEKEGIKKLIGAQPLQDRIVFIFMDEHKKCMLRERWKMRSGMVNRITQTYPSRADKYVQTGNRVYDQPGQRGGDDEDEWEEEDESDEDEEGVEYDEAGNRIVPPSTKRYIYTVFD; translated from the exons CACGCAGTCTTCCTACCATGAACAAGAAG GTTGACGCAAACGGACCGGCCGGAAAACCTGGACAAGTTGTCGTgacggagaaaaagaagagacggAGGAGGAAGAAGCCTGAAGAA GAGCAGTTCACTCCACCTGAACCACCAAAACCACGTATTGTTATCACGAAAGAggataaaagaaataagacaCTATGGAGACATATTATTTGGTTAATCGTCTTGTTTGCTTACTCTCTCTTGGGAGGATTAATTTTCAGTGCTATAGAAG GTGGAAATGATCGTTCTTATTTGGTGATGGAATATGAGAAGAACATGGATTTGTTTAGAAGACGACGCTCTTATCAGGAACAGCTGTTTAGAAG GTTCCGAGATATCGAATATGACAAATCGATCATCAATAATCGACGAGGAATCAGCCTTGACAAGTATAAGATGGAGTTGGCAAGACATGCACTCGCATG gtatGAACGTAAACTTGGTGTTGTTGTGGAAGAACCGACCATGCGTGACACTAAATGGACACTTTGGGGAGGTGTCTATTATGCTGCCAGTCTTTACACAACTATAG GATATGGAAACTTCTTCCCACGCACTAATTCCGGTAGGATTATTTCGATGTTATATGCCTTCTTCGGCATTCCATTGGTGTTTACGATACTCTGTGAATGGGGTTTCCTCTACTTCACATGGATAGAATATGGCTGGAATTGGGTCAACGAGAGGTTTTGTCAGAA GAGTCTCCAACGTCAAGTAGAGAAACGTCATTTAAGGGAAAG gtTCCGTCGAGTGGGCAGCGAACTTTCACTTCGCAGTATGTCCGCCGTACCGCTTATAAGTGTACATAGAACTACTAGCAATCTTGTGAATACCACAGACCATCAG ATAGAGTCAAATAAACCGTTAGGCGAGCTTGACGTCGTGCTGCCTGAGGACGAGCAGGCACAAACGGTACCGATGAAGGCAGCGttgatctttttcttcatgtgGATAAGTTTGTCTGCATTTATCGTGAG GTTGTGGGAATACGAGTGGTCATACTTCAGtgccttttatttcttcttcacttcacTCACCACTATAG GTCTCGGTGACGTTGTTACGAAGACGCCGAACTTTATCATCTTCAATTTGGCTCTCACACTGGTCGGCCTCTCCGTTGTAGGTCTCTGTTTAGCGATCGTTCAG GCTAAAGTTCGACTGGTTTTCGATCGCTTAATTCGTTCCATTGATTCTCAGTATCGGATACGACAAATTGATCCAGATGTGGCAACTATGACTTTAATCCCCgacgaaaaagaaggaataaagaa GTTAATTGGCGCCCAGCCTCTTCAAGATCGTATCGTGTTCATATTCATGGACGAACATAAAAAATGCATGCTAAGGGAACGTTGGAAGATGCGTAGTGGCATGGTTAACAG aataacGCAAACGTATCCTTCGAGAGCAGACAAGTACGTACAAACCGGGAACAGAGTATACGATCAACCCGGTCAGCGTGGAGGCGACGACGAAGATGAGTGGGAAGAG GAGGACGAGAGTGACGAGGATGAAGAGGGTGTCGAGTACGACGAGGCTGGCAATCGCATCGTTCCACCAAGTACAAAACGATACATCTATACAGTCTTCGACTGA